One region of Penaeus vannamei isolate JL-2024 chromosome 36, ASM4276789v1, whole genome shotgun sequence genomic DNA includes:
- the LOC113825204 gene encoding polyamine-transporting ATPase 13A3 isoform X5: protein MRRFSWYTFLTDEVAGMAYDRLGEDTGAEGVKLPYHQQVLKLGSEEELTLFGYCRASCKTFAFYLVTLITLGIPFLIVYWKPEWGVYMKRRRCSLMEADTLIIKDMDGQIYVSSVNSETVEAGFPSKYVISSHLTNGASNGVHNGASDSTHLTQPRHRIIRYFIFQHIKYIWIPGKLHFERLYGCDSNTLISSLLNDFRGYTVQEQMLRQQLYGRNAISVEVKSYFYLLVTEVLNPFYIFQIASIALWSFDNYILYATCIFLVSCLSVAVSLYETRKQSQSLHDMVEASNTNTATVLRSTAEKTTVEVEVNTTDLVPGDVLVIPGTGCLMACDAVLISGNAIVNESMLTGESVPVTKTPVTSSEGNETYSAEKHKRHTLFCGTAVIQTRYYGNAQVLAVVVRTGFSTAKGELVRSILYPRPLDFKFYKDSMKFILFMFAIASLGMSYSIYIYIMHQETILKTVVRTLDIVTIVVPPALPAAMTVGTYYAQSRLKKRGIFCISPPRINVSGKLKLVCFDKTGTLTEDGLEVWGVVEAKGEHLSTPVMDVSTLDHTSQLVACLATCHSLTYVHGELTGDPLDVKMFEATKWELEEPEEDDTQRFDNLIPTLVRPPKCPVHHSTPGPHPYSSSSSSSLLPAPTSPSTPPPPPPPSSLSPSPPVPPSPPPPSPSIPCTNTQLTESEVTASACCETTCTSVVPHTAVSHGCGTNFVPQGVSLIEQVPYELGIVRQFPFSSSTQRMSVLVRVLGRPYMDLYAKGAPEVIQSLCKPESIPEDLGPILTQYTIQGFRVIALAHRTLETKLSWHAAQRTPRDQVECDLNFVGLLILQNMLKPETAPVIRQLKAANIRTVMVTGDNILTGISVARDCGMVGETDHVLLAKVTAPSAEHPAALTFEPADTPDILVQYSDDVDNKYTSINAGDGDPRYHLAVTGKAWALLCQYFPDLVPRIVAKGTVFARMSPDQKAQLVEELQAIDYIVGMCGDGANDCGALKTAHVGISLSEAEASVAAPFTSHTDNIQCVPQVICEGRCALTTNFSVFKYMALYSIIQFVSVLILYTAYSNLTDPQFLYIDLFIVTVIAVFMGYTGARHELVAHKPLGNLLGAVNMFSVLSQIALVILTQVIAYLYLLQQPWFEPNKPTPGNEEDNTVSWETGTIFYVSAFQYLTLCIAYSPGHPFRQPIYTNFWLTVSLVSLTVITLMMLLCPWSWLMELMRIKYDPENDLMMFRVALLLMIALHFVVSLSTEHFVARSRFLKKCFQWITCKREPKNKYKSVIRDMNEDLSWPPVGTPIYATLQT, encoded by the exons TGGCAGGAATGGCATATGACCGGCTAGGGGAGGACACAGGTGCCGAGGGCGTCAAGCTTCCATACCACCAGCAGGTTCTCAAGCTGGGGAGTGAAGAGGAACTGACGCTGTTTGGTTACTGCCGTGCTTCCTGCAAGACTTTTGCCTTCTACCTCGTCACACTTATTACTTTAGGTATTCCCTTCCTTATTGTTTATTGGAAGCCAGAATGGGGCGTCTACATGAAGAGACGGAGGTGCTCACTTATGGAAGCCGATACACTAATCATTaag GACATGGATGGACAAATTTACGTTTCATCAGTGAATTCGGAAACAGTGGAGGCTGGCTTCCCCTCCAAATATGTTATTTCTTCACACCTCACAAATGGGGCTTCCAATGGGGTCCACAATGGAGCTTCAGATTCCACACATCTCACACAGCCGAGGCACAG aattataaGATATTTTATCTTTCAACATATCAAGTACATTTGGATACCAGGCAAACTCCACTTTGAGAGACTCTATGGCTGTGATAGTAACACACTGATAAGCTCACTACTTAATGACTTCAGGGGATATACTGTTCAGGAGCAAATGCTAAG GCAGCAGCTATACGGTCGTAATGCCATCAGCGTTGAGGTCAAATCATACTTCTACCTTCTAGTAACAGAAGTCCTGAACCCTTTCTACATCTTCCAAATTGCCTCCATTGCCCTGTGGTCCTTTGACAATTACATCCTCTATGCTACGTGCATTTTCCTTGTTTCATGCCTTTCTGTTGCGGTTTCGCTTTATGAGACTCGCAAG CAAAGTCAGTCACTGCATGATATGGTTGAGGCGTCAAATACCAATACTGCAACAGTGCTAAGATCTACAGCAGAGAAAACCACAG TTGAAGTAGAAGTCAACACAACAGACTTGGTTCCTGGTGATGTGTTGGTCATTCCTGGAACAGGTTGTCTTATGGCGTGTGATGCTGTACTCATCTCTGGCAATGCAATCGTCAATGAGAGCATGCTGACAG GTGAAAGTGTCCCTGTGACCAAGACGCCTGTGACATCATCTGAAGGGAACGAGACCTACTCAGCGGAGAAGCACAAACGACACACCTTGTTCTGTGGGACAGCGGTCATCCAAACCAGATACTATGGCAATGCACAG GTTTTAGCTGTGGTTGTGCGGACAGGATTCAGCACAGCGAAAGGGGAGTTGGTGCGCTCTATACTTTATCCACGACCTCTGGATTTCAAGTTCTACAAAGACTCCATGAAGTTTATTCTCTTTATGTTTGCAATTGCTTCTCTTGGCATGtcgtattctatatatatttacattatgcaCCAG GAAACCATTTTGAAGACTGTGGTTCGTACTTTGGACATTGTGACCATTGTTGTACCCCCGGCCCTCCCTGCAGCTATGACAGTTGGAACATACTATGCTCAGAGTAGattgaagaaaagaggaatatttTGCATATCACCTCCAAGGATTAATGTCTCAGGGAAACTCAAACTGGTCTGCTTTGATaag ACGGGAACCTTAACTGAGGATGGGTTGGAGGTCTGGGGTGTGGTCGAAGCAAAAGGAGAACACCTGAGCACCCCAGTTATGGATGTGTCAACGCTCGATCACACGTCACAATTGGTGGCTTGCCttgcaacatgccactccctcaCCTATGTCCATGGGGAGCTTACTGGTGATCCCCTTGATGTGAAGATGTTTGAGGCAACCAAATGG GAGctggaggaacctgaggaagatGACACCCAGCGATTCGATAACCTCATTCCCACTCTTGTTCGTCCCCCCAAATGTCCAGTCCACCACTCTACCCCTGGCCCacatccctattcctcctcctcttcttcttctctccttcctgctcctacatctccctcgactcctcctcctcctcctcctccatcttcactctctccctctccccctgttcctccctctcctccacctccatctccctccattccttgcaCCAACACTCAGCTCACTGAATCTGAAGTCACTGCTTCTGCGTGTTGTGAGACCACCTGCACTTCTGTCGTTCCGCACACTGCCGTTAGCCATGGGTGTGGCACTAATTTTGTTCCGCAAGGTGTCAGCTTGATAGAACAG GTGCCTTATGAACTTGGCATTGTCCGTCAGTTCCCCTTCAGCAGCAGCACACAGAGGATGTCTGTACTAGTGAGAGTACTTGGCCGTCCCTACATGGATCTTTATGCCAAAGGAGCTCCTGAAGTTATTCAGAGTCTCTGCAAGCCTGAGTCGA TTCCGGAAGATCTAGGCCCAATCCTGACTCAGTACACAATACAAGGATTCCGTGTCATAGCACTAGCCCACCGTACCCTAGAGACCAAATTATCCTGGCATGCAGCTCAGCGGACACCAAGGGACCAA GTTGAGTGTGATCTGAATTTTGTAGGCCTGCTCATCTTACAAAACATGCTGAAGCCTGAAACTGCTCCAGTAATACGGCAACTGAAGGCTGCAAATATTAGAACAGTGATGGTCACAG GAGACAACATTTTGACGGGAATCAGTGTAGCACGCGATTGCGGCATGGTGGGAGAAACGGACCACGTCTTACTGGCCAAAGTCACTGCCCCCAGTGCGGAGCACCCTGCCGCTCTCACCTTTGAACCTGCAGACACACCAGACATTCTGGTACAATACTCGGATGACGTGGACAAT AAATACACTAGCATCAATGCAGGAGACGGTGACCCCAGGTACCACTTGGCTGTGacgggaaaagcctgggcattaTTGTGCCAGTATTTCCCAGACCTTGTGCCTAGAATTGTTGCAAAGGGAACAGTGTTTGCAAGGATGTCACCTGATCAGAAAGCCCAGCTTGTGGAGGAGTTGCAAGCAATTGACTACATTGTGGGCATGTGTGGTGATGGTGCTAATGATTGTGGG GCTTTAAAAACAGCGCACGTAGGAATCTCACTCTCAGAAGCTGAAGCAAGTGTCGCTGCTCCCTTTACCTCCCACACAGACAACATCCAGTGTGTGCCTCAAGTAATATGTGAAGGGAGATGTGCCCTTACTACTAATTTCTCCGTCTTCAAATACATGGCTCTCTATAGCATCATCCAGTTTGTTTCGGTTCTCATTCTGTATACC GCGTACAGCAATCTGACTGATCCCCAGTTTCTCTACATAGATCTTTTCATTGTAACTGTTATTGCTGTATTTATGGGATACACAGGTGCTCGGCA TGAGCTAGTGGCACACAAACCCCTTGGGAATCTGCTTGGAGCTGTGAACATGTTCTCAGTTTTGTCGCAGATAGCACTGGTTATCCTTACACAAGTCATCGCATATCTTTACCTTCTGCAGCAACCCTG GTTTGAACCCAACAAACCAACACCAGGAAATGAAGAGGACAACACTGTGAGCTGGGAGACAGGGACCATTTTTTACGTTTCGGCTTTCCAGTACCTGACCCTTTGCATTGCCTACTCACCAGGGCATCCTTTTAGGCAACCCATTTATACCAACT TCTGGCTCACAGTGTCACTCGTCTCACTGACGGTCATTACACTGATGATGCTACTCTGCCCTTGGTCTTGGCTGATGGAACTCATGAGGATTAAATACGATCCTGAGAATGACCTCATGATGTTCCGTGTGGCGCTGCTACTCATGATTGCACTGCACTTTGTGGTTTCTCTGTCGACTGAG CATTTCGTTGCGAGAAGCCGTTTCCTGAAGAAGTGTTTCCAGTGGATAACCTGCAAGCGAGAACCCAAGAACAAATACAAGAGCGTCATTCGTGATATGAATGAAGACTTGAGCTGGCCTCCTGTTGGGACACCAATATATGCTACACTCCAGACTTAA
- the LOC113825204 gene encoding polyamine-transporting ATPase 13A3 isoform X4 encodes MAYDRLGEDTGAEGVKLPYHQQVLKLGSEEELTLFGYCRASCKTFAFYLVTLITLGIPFLIVYWKPEWGVYMKRRRCSLMEADTLIIKDMDGQIYVSSVNSETVEAGFPSKYVISSHLTNGASNGVHNGASDSTHLTQPRHRIIRYFIFQHIKYIWIPGKLHFERLYGCDSNTLISSLLNDFRGYTVQEQMLRQQLYGRNAISVEVKSYFYLLVTEVLNPFYIFQIASIALWSFDNYILYATCIFLVSCLSVAVSLYETRKQSQSLHDMVEASNTNTATVLRSTAEKTTVEVEVNTTDLVPGDVLVIPGTGCLMACDAVLISGNAIVNESMLTGESVPVTKTPVTSSEGNETYSAEKHKRHTLFCGTAVIQTRYYGNAQVLAVVVRTGFSTAKGELVRSILYPRPLDFKFYKDSMKFILFMFAIASLGMSYSIYIYIMHQETILKTVVRTLDIVTIVVPPALPAAMTVGTYYAQSRLKKRGIFCISPPRINVSGKLKLVCFDKTGTLTEDGLEVWGVVEAKGEHLSTPVMDVSTLDHTSQLVACLATCHSLTYVHGELTGDPLDVKMFEATKWELEEPEEDDTQRFDNLIPTLVRPPKCPVHHSTPGPHPYSSSSSSSLLPAPTSPSTPPPPPPPSSLSPSPPVPPSPPPPSPSIPCTNTQLTESEVTASACCETTCTSVVPHTAVSHGCGTNFVPQGVSLIEQTLEEAAPGSANFDQVTPTVVKPSKREVYIDPPDITNVAETPFQVPYELGIVRQFPFSSSTQRMSVLVRVLGRPYMDLYAKGAPEVIQSLCKPESIPEDLGPILTQYTIQGFRVIALAHRTLETKLSWHAAQRTPRDQVECDLNFVGLLILQNMLKPETAPVIRQLKAANIRTVMVTGDNILTGISVARDCGMVGETDHVLLAKVTAPSAEHPAALTFEPADTPDILVQYSDDVDNKYTSINAGDGDPRYHLAVTGKAWALLCQYFPDLVPRIVAKGTVFARMSPDQKAQLVEELQAIDYIVGMCGDGANDCGALKTAHVGISLSEAEASVAAPFTSHTDNIQCVPQVICEGRCALTTNFSVFKYMALYSIIQFVSVLILYTAYSNLTDPQFLYIDLFIVTVIAVFMGYTGARHELVAHKPLGNLLGAVNMFSVLSQIALVILTQVIAYLYLLQQPWFEPNKPTPGNEEDNTVSWETGTIFYVSAFQYLTLCIAYSPGHPFRQPIYTNFWLTVSLVSLTVITLMMLLCPWSWLMELMRIKYDPENDLMMFRVALLLMIALHFVVSLSTEHFVARSRFLKKCFQWITCKREPKNKYKSVIRDMNEDLSWPPVGTPIYATLQT; translated from the exons ATGGCATATGACCGGCTAGGGGAGGACACAGGTGCCGAGGGCGTCAAGCTTCCATACCACCAGCAGGTTCTCAAGCTGGGGAGTGAAGAGGAACTGACGCTGTTTGGTTACTGCCGTGCTTCCTGCAAGACTTTTGCCTTCTACCTCGTCACACTTATTACTTTAGGTATTCCCTTCCTTATTGTTTATTGGAAGCCAGAATGGGGCGTCTACATGAAGAGACGGAGGTGCTCACTTATGGAAGCCGATACACTAATCATTaag GACATGGATGGACAAATTTACGTTTCATCAGTGAATTCGGAAACAGTGGAGGCTGGCTTCCCCTCCAAATATGTTATTTCTTCACACCTCACAAATGGGGCTTCCAATGGGGTCCACAATGGAGCTTCAGATTCCACACATCTCACACAGCCGAGGCACAG aattataaGATATTTTATCTTTCAACATATCAAGTACATTTGGATACCAGGCAAACTCCACTTTGAGAGACTCTATGGCTGTGATAGTAACACACTGATAAGCTCACTACTTAATGACTTCAGGGGATATACTGTTCAGGAGCAAATGCTAAG GCAGCAGCTATACGGTCGTAATGCCATCAGCGTTGAGGTCAAATCATACTTCTACCTTCTAGTAACAGAAGTCCTGAACCCTTTCTACATCTTCCAAATTGCCTCCATTGCCCTGTGGTCCTTTGACAATTACATCCTCTATGCTACGTGCATTTTCCTTGTTTCATGCCTTTCTGTTGCGGTTTCGCTTTATGAGACTCGCAAG CAAAGTCAGTCACTGCATGATATGGTTGAGGCGTCAAATACCAATACTGCAACAGTGCTAAGATCTACAGCAGAGAAAACCACAG TTGAAGTAGAAGTCAACACAACAGACTTGGTTCCTGGTGATGTGTTGGTCATTCCTGGAACAGGTTGTCTTATGGCGTGTGATGCTGTACTCATCTCTGGCAATGCAATCGTCAATGAGAGCATGCTGACAG GTGAAAGTGTCCCTGTGACCAAGACGCCTGTGACATCATCTGAAGGGAACGAGACCTACTCAGCGGAGAAGCACAAACGACACACCTTGTTCTGTGGGACAGCGGTCATCCAAACCAGATACTATGGCAATGCACAG GTTTTAGCTGTGGTTGTGCGGACAGGATTCAGCACAGCGAAAGGGGAGTTGGTGCGCTCTATACTTTATCCACGACCTCTGGATTTCAAGTTCTACAAAGACTCCATGAAGTTTATTCTCTTTATGTTTGCAATTGCTTCTCTTGGCATGtcgtattctatatatatttacattatgcaCCAG GAAACCATTTTGAAGACTGTGGTTCGTACTTTGGACATTGTGACCATTGTTGTACCCCCGGCCCTCCCTGCAGCTATGACAGTTGGAACATACTATGCTCAGAGTAGattgaagaaaagaggaatatttTGCATATCACCTCCAAGGATTAATGTCTCAGGGAAACTCAAACTGGTCTGCTTTGATaag ACGGGAACCTTAACTGAGGATGGGTTGGAGGTCTGGGGTGTGGTCGAAGCAAAAGGAGAACACCTGAGCACCCCAGTTATGGATGTGTCAACGCTCGATCACACGTCACAATTGGTGGCTTGCCttgcaacatgccactccctcaCCTATGTCCATGGGGAGCTTACTGGTGATCCCCTTGATGTGAAGATGTTTGAGGCAACCAAATGG GAGctggaggaacctgaggaagatGACACCCAGCGATTCGATAACCTCATTCCCACTCTTGTTCGTCCCCCCAAATGTCCAGTCCACCACTCTACCCCTGGCCCacatccctattcctcctcctcttcttcttctctccttcctgctcctacatctccctcgactcctcctcctcctcctcctccatcttcactctctccctctccccctgttcctccctctcctccacctccatctccctccattccttgcaCCAACACTCAGCTCACTGAATCTGAAGTCACTGCTTCTGCGTGTTGTGAGACCACCTGCACTTCTGTCGTTCCGCACACTGCCGTTAGCCATGGGTGTGGCACTAATTTTGTTCCGCAAGGTGTCAGCTTGATAGAACAG ACATTGGAGGAGGCAGCACCTGGCAGTGCCAACTTCGACCAGGTCACACCAACTGTGGTGAAGCCAAGTAAACGTGAAGTGTATATTGATCCCCCAGACATCACCAATGTGGCTGAAACGCCATTCCAG GTGCCTTATGAACTTGGCATTGTCCGTCAGTTCCCCTTCAGCAGCAGCACACAGAGGATGTCTGTACTAGTGAGAGTACTTGGCCGTCCCTACATGGATCTTTATGCCAAAGGAGCTCCTGAAGTTATTCAGAGTCTCTGCAAGCCTGAGTCGA TTCCGGAAGATCTAGGCCCAATCCTGACTCAGTACACAATACAAGGATTCCGTGTCATAGCACTAGCCCACCGTACCCTAGAGACCAAATTATCCTGGCATGCAGCTCAGCGGACACCAAGGGACCAA GTTGAGTGTGATCTGAATTTTGTAGGCCTGCTCATCTTACAAAACATGCTGAAGCCTGAAACTGCTCCAGTAATACGGCAACTGAAGGCTGCAAATATTAGAACAGTGATGGTCACAG GAGACAACATTTTGACGGGAATCAGTGTAGCACGCGATTGCGGCATGGTGGGAGAAACGGACCACGTCTTACTGGCCAAAGTCACTGCCCCCAGTGCGGAGCACCCTGCCGCTCTCACCTTTGAACCTGCAGACACACCAGACATTCTGGTACAATACTCGGATGACGTGGACAAT AAATACACTAGCATCAATGCAGGAGACGGTGACCCCAGGTACCACTTGGCTGTGacgggaaaagcctgggcattaTTGTGCCAGTATTTCCCAGACCTTGTGCCTAGAATTGTTGCAAAGGGAACAGTGTTTGCAAGGATGTCACCTGATCAGAAAGCCCAGCTTGTGGAGGAGTTGCAAGCAATTGACTACATTGTGGGCATGTGTGGTGATGGTGCTAATGATTGTGGG GCTTTAAAAACAGCGCACGTAGGAATCTCACTCTCAGAAGCTGAAGCAAGTGTCGCTGCTCCCTTTACCTCCCACACAGACAACATCCAGTGTGTGCCTCAAGTAATATGTGAAGGGAGATGTGCCCTTACTACTAATTTCTCCGTCTTCAAATACATGGCTCTCTATAGCATCATCCAGTTTGTTTCGGTTCTCATTCTGTATACC GCGTACAGCAATCTGACTGATCCCCAGTTTCTCTACATAGATCTTTTCATTGTAACTGTTATTGCTGTATTTATGGGATACACAGGTGCTCGGCA TGAGCTAGTGGCACACAAACCCCTTGGGAATCTGCTTGGAGCTGTGAACATGTTCTCAGTTTTGTCGCAGATAGCACTGGTTATCCTTACACAAGTCATCGCATATCTTTACCTTCTGCAGCAACCCTG GTTTGAACCCAACAAACCAACACCAGGAAATGAAGAGGACAACACTGTGAGCTGGGAGACAGGGACCATTTTTTACGTTTCGGCTTTCCAGTACCTGACCCTTTGCATTGCCTACTCACCAGGGCATCCTTTTAGGCAACCCATTTATACCAACT TCTGGCTCACAGTGTCACTCGTCTCACTGACGGTCATTACACTGATGATGCTACTCTGCCCTTGGTCTTGGCTGATGGAACTCATGAGGATTAAATACGATCCTGAGAATGACCTCATGATGTTCCGTGTGGCGCTGCTACTCATGATTGCACTGCACTTTGTGGTTTCTCTGTCGACTGAG CATTTCGTTGCGAGAAGCCGTTTCCTGAAGAAGTGTTTCCAGTGGATAACCTGCAAGCGAGAACCCAAGAACAAATACAAGAGCGTCATTCGTGATATGAATGAAGACTTGAGCTGGCCTCCTGTTGGGACACCAATATATGCTACACTCCAGACTTAA